Proteins encoded in a region of the Coffea eugenioides isolate CCC68of chromosome 4, Ceug_1.0, whole genome shotgun sequence genome:
- the LOC113768631 gene encoding G patch domain-containing protein TGH codes for MDSDEEDFVFYGTPIEREEEITSRKKKAVAEASGQLRTAVPWKQEVRDEEGRRRFHGAFTGGFSAGYYNTVGSKEGWTPQSFTSSRKSRAEFKQQSVQDFLDEDEKDELEGRSLGTSMQFDTFGFTAAELARKQAEKEQEKRPSAIPGPVPDEVLVPASESIGIKLLLKMGWRRGRSIKESSANSLYDLRREARKAFLALSAGDTAGKSASSELVDNDVEDVTDPSADDGTVFSRSTPVYVLNPKQDSHGLGYDPFKHAPEFRERKRSRILGTKETLHRKPFPVGDSLFGFKSGSVAPGFGIGALEDYDAEDEDVYASGYDFEESYVEETEEPSKPMNENIKLLRNKEDGLLPGFKAASNSDYQLERFGPPVIPKDFVPHHKFTAPLDVGNKITEETPPEVPPPEDNNLKLMIDGMATLVARCGKLFEDLSRQKNQSNPLFAFLFGGNGQDYYTRKLWEERQKHNDGKKWQLDGKIFQNVKKMTAENRGKILGEKPLERSLEDTAVTAASTDTVNLQFNLADTFTKPVSFAEDPEVVKPFQDDPAKQTRFEQFLKEKYLGGLRSMDVGGSSQMSEAARARERLEFEAAAEAIEKGKRGKEINTPSQLFAGVLPTAGLQFTSGEPEQAKASKEELIKEKRYPRREEFQWRPSPILCKRFDLIDPYMGKPPPAPRPRSKMDTLIFMPDPVVAAKVEENVMLGSDQSSLSKVGSEEKGRDIVDEEIKVEVNVENVEKPVDLYKAIFSDDDEDDSNPIQAEDPQKNVEVVNKTLNRLIAGDFLESLGKELGLEVPPDLPYTENSVCGTASSKEVIIVDREEKDTAGVGSNRSSVGYAVTGSFMTAEVAQASNDKQNTTGSAQTNGSRKTEAGIPEKSGRKDASENVKKEERKTKSPTRRARNWSSGSSEDERSRKRSRHRHRSSNSGSETSDSSDGSRHYSRSEGKKKRSSQEKSSSRRHSKHRKHRHRDSPETQRDSRYGSGKAHGRAKDRRRHRD; via the exons ATGGACTCCACAGTCTTTCACATCTTCTCGGAAGAGCAGAGCTGAATTTAAGCAACAAAGTGTTCAGGACTTTTTGGATGAGGATGAAAAAGAT GAATTAGAGGGTCGCTCCCTGGGGACGTCTATGCAGTTTGATACATTTGGGTTCACTGCAGCAGAACTTGCTCGGAAACAAGCTGAGAAGGAACAAGAGAAGAG GCCCTCAGCTATTCCTGGACCCGTTCCTGATGAAGTATTAGTTCCAGCCTCAGAATCAATTG GGATCAAATTACTATTGAAGATGGGATGGAGGCGTGGTCGTTCAATAAAGGAATCAAGTGCTAATTCTCTTTATG ATCTTCGTAGAGAAGCTAGGAAAGCTTTTCTTGCACTTTCAGCTGGCGATACAGCTGGAAAGAGTGCAAGTTCTGAACTGGTTGACAATGACGTTGAGGATGTTACAGATCCGTCAGCTGACGATGGTACCGTTTTTTCCAGAAGTACACCA GTGTATGTTCTCAATCCAAAACAGGACTCACATGGTTTAGGTTATGATCCTTTCAAGCATGCTCCTGAATTTAGGG AAAGGAAAAGATCACGGATTTTGGGGACCAAGGAGACATTGCATCGGAAGCCTTTTCCAGTGGGTGATAGTCTGTTTGGTTTCAAAT CAGGAAGCGTTGCACCGGGTTTTGGCATTGGTGCTCTTGAGGATTATGATGCTGAAGATGAAGATGTATATGCCTCAG GTTATGACTTTGAAGAATCTTATgttgaagaaactgaagagccTTCTAAACCAATGAATGAGAATATAAAATTGTTGCGTAATAAGGAAGATGGACTCTTGCCAGGTTTTAAGGCTGCCTCAAATTCAGACTACCAGTTAGAAAG ATTTGGTCCTCCAGTTATTCCTAAGGATTTTGTCCCCCATCATAAGTTTACTGCTCCACTAGATGTTGGCAACAAAATCACTGAGGAAACTCCCCCTGAAGTTCCTCCTCCAGAGGATAATAATCTCAAGCTCATGATTGATGGAATGGCAACTTTAGTAGCTCGCTGTGGCAAATTATTTGAGGACCTCTCTCGGCAAAAGAATCAGTCAAACCCATTATTTGCTTTTCTGTTTGGAGGAAATGGTCAGGATTATTATACAAGGAAGCTCTGGGAGGAAAGGCAGAAGCACAATGATGGCAAAAAGTGGCAATTGGAtgggaaaatttttcaaaatgttaAGAAGATGACAGCTGAGAACCGTGGCAAAATTTTAGGGGAAAAGCCTCTTGAAAGAAGCCTTGAAGATACAGCTGTGACTGCTGCCTCGACTGATACCGTTAATCTACAATTCAATCTTGCAGATACATTCACGAAGCCAGTTTCATTT GCTGAAGATCCAGAAGTTGTGAAACCTTTCCAAGATGACCCTGCAAAGCAAACAAGGTTTGAACAGTTTTTGAAAGAGAAGTACCTTGGAGGACTACGCTCTATGGATGTTGGTGGGTCAAGTCAGATGTCAGAAGCTGCTCGTGCTCGTGAGAGATTAGAGTTTGAGGCTGCAGCTGAAGCTATCGAGAAAGGTAAACGGGGAAAAGAAATTAATACCCCCAGTCAGTTGTTTGCAGGTGTACTACCTACAGCAGGGTTGCAGTTTACATCTGGTGAACCGGAG CAAGCTAAAGCTAGTAAAGAAGAattgataaaagaaaaaaggtatCCAAGACGGGAGGAGTTTCAGTGGCGACCTTCCCCTATTCTGTGCAAGCGCTTTGATTTAATTGATCCTTATATGGGCAAg CCACCTCCAGCTCCACGACCAAGGAGCAAAATGGATACACTGATCTTTATGCCAGATCCTGTTGTTGCTGCGAAAGTGGAAGAAAATGTGATGTTAGGTAGTGACCAATCATCACTCTCCAAGGTGGGCAGCGAGGAGAAAGGCAGGGACATTGTTGATGAGGAAATCAAGGTTGAGGTTAATGTTGAAAATGTTGAGAAGCCTGTTGATCTTTACAAG GCCATATTttctgatgatgatgaggatgatAGCAATCCCATCCAAGCAGAGGATCCACAAAAGAATGTTGAAGTTGTAAATAAAACTCTAAATCGTCTGATAGCTGGTGACTTCCTAGAATCATTAGGTAAAGAGCTAGGCCTAGAGGTTCCCCCAGATCTGCCTTACACAGAAAATAGTGTGTGTGGAACAGCTTCGAGCAAGGAAGTTATAATTGTTGACAGGGAAGAAAAGGATACAGCTGGAGTTGGCAGTAATAGATCCTCTGTGGGGTATGCTGTTACTGGAAGTTTCATGACTGCAGAAGTGGCACAAGCTTCTAATGACAAACAAAATACTACTGGCAGCGCGCAAACAAATGGCAGTAGAAAGACTGAGGCTGGCATTCCTGAGAAAAGTGGCAGGAAAGACGCATCTGAAAATGTAAAGAAAGAGGAGAGGAAGACTAAGAGTCCCACACGTCGGGCCCGAAATTGGAGCAGTGGCTCCTCAGAAGATGAGAGGAGCAGAAAACGTAGCCGTCATCGACATAGAAGTAGCAACTCGGGTAGTGAAACATCTGATTCATCTGATGGTTCTCGACATTATTCAAGGTCTgaagggaaaaagaagagatCATCTCAGGAAAAGAGTAGCAGCCGAAGACATTCGAAACACCGTAAACATAGACACAGAGATTCTCCAGAGACACAGAGAGATTCTCGTTATGGTTCTGGAAAAGCACATGGAAGAGCCAAGGACAGACGTCGACACAGGGATTAA